Below is a genomic region from Neisseria arctica.
TCTAGCAGGAGTAATATTTTGCCAAATGTTAGCGCCATTATTTTCTAGTGGTTGAATATGATGTACATCATATTTATCTCCTATATTCCTAATGCGTAGCCCTGTTTTAGATGAATTAACAGGCTTAGTATAGGTTGGCCATTTTTGACCTGTATTCTGTTCCCATTCTCTGATGAGTTTAGCTTTATTTCTGCCAAACTCCGCTCGGCGTTTTGCCAACTCCTGCTGGCTTGGTCTGGCTGTACCATTGGCTCTTATATATTCAGTTAACCCTGCACGCTGGCTAAATTCAATACGATAGCCCGTTTGAGCCTGAATATCATTTAAGTATTCTCGAATATTCAATGCTCTTTGAGTTACCGCGGTAGGTGTTTGATAAGCCTGATAGTTATTATTAAATCTTGCTACATATTCAGCTTGGCTTCTTCCTCTCGGTTGCGTTCTTAAAAACTCTGCAAATGCCCTCATTTGAGCAATTTCTGCAGCAGTTATAACACCCCTTCCTTCTGCGTCTATATTTCTATATGTCGGAAACCCATTAAAGTTAGGTATAAAAGAGCGTACTTGTGCCAATTGAAGATTATTGGCCGCAATATTAGAATCATTTCTCACTAATTGTGGGGCTCTAAATCTTCTTCCGGCGGTATTATTCTCCACCGCATTCTGCCCAATCACCCCGCCGATCTGCGCACCTAAGGCAGAGCCGCCGTCTCCGGTCGCGCCCACCACGGCAGCAATCGCTCCCGTAGCGGCTTTGATTTCATCTTTGATATGCTCGGGTAACAGGTTGGCGTTAAATTCTCCCGTTACCGGATCGCGGGCGGTTTGTCCGTCGTCATACTGTTGCGCCAAATATTGTGCGGCTTTTTCGGCGGCTACGGCTGCACTGCCGCCCGATGCGGGGCTGCTGCCGTTAATGTAGGCCAAGGTCGCGCCCAATGCGAAGTGTCCCAGTATTTGAGCAGCTTCGTTTTTGTTTTCACCGTGGCCGAACTGCTGTCCGATAGCGGCTGCTGCATAAGGGGCGAGAGTGTTGGCGGCTGCCTGCAGGTCGCTTTGTCCGCCCAATACGCCGGTAATGAGGGTGGTTGCGGCATTTAGGGCGCGGCTGTTGCTGCCGCCTATGCCCCAATCGCGGGCTTTTGCATAGGCCGTCTGAAAGCTTTAGATTGCTTTATATTAAAAAATATGCCGTCTGAAAAATATAATATTTTTCAGACGGCATATTAGCCATTTTATTTTAGGTAGTTTGATTTATTATACTACTTACCATCATTTTCTGCTCCTTTTAAGAAAGTAAGAAAGCATTAAAATATTTCAAAACTTAATGTTTTTCATTGTGTTTAATATTTAGAATGTAAATATTTAATAATATGGAGTGAAATTATCTTGCTTATAATTTAAAATTATTATATTTTTATTTGCAAGAGTCTACAGGGTATCTCCATTGAATGATTATTTGCTTTTGGTTTGAGATATCGTCAAAGCTGATGAATATAGCCTCTTTATCCCGGCATACCCCATTAAATCCAATGGAAGGAATTTTATTTTCAATAATGCTATTTATTTTTTTATAGTCTTCTTCTGTTCCTTTGATATAAAAGTTATTAATGCTTAATGGACCTTGTTGGGCGTGATTTTTTTTATATATTTTATAAGGTTTTATAATATATTCAATTTCGGCTGATATTTTATTATTTCTTTCTGAGTAATCTTTTTTGTACCCGAATTTTTCTTTTTCAAATTCAAACCTCGTTACTAAGAATATTATAAAAAAGAGGAATGCTGAGAAAAATAGAATTTGGTATCTTAATTTTATATGAATATTAGAATGCCACATTAAAATAACTCCAATTGAAATATTTTATATATTTATGTATTTTCTGTTCAGTCTGTAATAAATTTTCCAATTTTTACCATATTTGCTTTCCCAATAGAGCCAGAAGGAGATTTAGTTGTTGTAATTCCAAATTCAAAAGATATTTTTCCACTAGGAGTTTTGCTACTACCTACACAGGCAAAATAACCACATCCTGATATTGTTGTAGATTGCCCTTGAAGGGTATTTGTAATTGTTTCCCATAAACGAGCTTTTTCAATAGATGATAAATTATTAATATTACCTGCTGTAGCTGTTACGCTGGGTATACCTAAAAAATTAATATTATTATTTTCTTTAATGTTTGGGGAGGCTGATGCTCCTAAAAATATTTCTCCAGTAACTCTATTTACAGCTAAGCTTAGTCCGTAGTTTAATTTATCAGTAATAGGTAAATTAATAGTAGTAGCCCAGTAATGAATGCTGGGATTATTAGCCCATGGGGTATTATAATAGTTTACAAAAGCAGGTATAGGCTTAGCTGGATTATTATTTCCATAAGAATTTAATTCTTTCTTTGTTATTTCTCGACTTAAATCTGCTTCCTTAACATATTTGCTACATAAGGTAATATTACCATTTTCAGCACATGCAGCTTTTAATTTTTCATTACGATTTTTACTTATTGCATAAAGCTTTTGTTGAGCTGTGCGATAACATGCAGCTATATTTTGATTTTGTGAGCAAGATTTAATAGTATCTCGATATTTATCCCAATCTTGCTGAAGTAAGTAATTATTTTCTACCGCATTTTTGCCAACGGCGGCATTGATTTGGGCGCTTAATGCCGAATCACCGCCAATGCTGCCTACAAATGCGCCTACCGCACTGCTGAGGCTGCGGATGTTTTCTTTCTGATCTTCGGTGAGGTTGTTCGGATTATCGGCGGCTTCTTGACCGTATAGTCCTGCCGTAATCGCTTTGGCTGCGGCTTCCGCACCGGCGCCGGCTACTGCGCCGGTACCGAAACTGCCGCCGTTGGCATAGGCCAGTAAACCGCCGATGACGGCATGGCTGAGAAGCTGTGCCGCTTCATTCGGATGACTGCCGCTTTGCCCGAAAGTTTTACCGACCGTTTCGGCTGCATAGGGGGCGAGGGTGTTGGCGGCTGCCTGTAAATCGCTCTGTCCGCCAAGCAGGCCGGTGGCTAGGGTGGAAACCACATTCAGTGCGCGGGATTTGCTGCCGCCCATCTCCCAGTCTTTGGCTGCCCGGCTGGCTAGATCCAATCGTACGGCCGCTGTATCTATGGCAGCCTGATCATTGCTTTGCAATGCCGTCTGAAGCTGTTCTTGTGCCTGTTGCTGCTCTTTTAGGGCATCGGCAGCCATATTGCCGCTAAAGGTGCGTACGGCGGAGAAGATGTCGGCAGTGGCTTTGGCAACGGTTTGCTGTTTCTGCATCACCTCGCGGATATCGGGTAGGGCGTCGATTTGGCGGTGGGCGGTTGCCGCATCGCTGTTGATGCCCAATTCCTGCGCGGTGGCTGCTTTACCGCCGATATTCAGACGGCCTTCGCTTAGGGTGGCGTAGGTGGTGCCGCTGTCGCCACCGCTTTCGTATTGCGGCAGGGTAGGGGCGAAGCCGGCTCCTTGGTTCATACTTTGTCCGGCAATGGCGGATGATTTGCCCAATGCGCTTTGTTTGAAGGCTTCGCCGGAATTGAGCTGTCCGCCGTAGCCGCCGCTCAACCCGATATTTGACGCTTTGTAGCTGCTTTGGTTTTGAATATCTTCAAAGGTAAGGCTGTCGGCAGTCAGCTCGTTTTGCGCTGCGGGGGCGGTTGAGGTGATGGCGCCGCCTTTGAGGTGGACGCTGTCGGCTTTGACATGGTAGCCGCCTTCTCCGGCAAAGAGGCCGGATTGTCGGTTGCGCTTTGTCCGCCGACTTCAGAACTCGTAGGTATGGTTAACTGCCCTATGCGGCATAACCGTACGAATCCCTTTGAAATGAAAATATGCACAGCCGTCTGAAACAGTTTTAAGAAAACGGATTTCAGACGGCTTTTTAAATAAATGCCGTCTGAAAAGTTAGAGTTTTTTCAGACAGCATAGAACTGTCAATTATAGAAAGTATACTATAGGTACGTCCCATATCTGTGAATTTTATATATTATTTAGGTTGCAACTTACTAATCATCCTTATTTACTATATCAAATAGATTTTTAGTAAGATTTAGGCATTCATCTTTGCTTAATTTGAACTCTTCTCCCATATCCATTGCAATTAAATTCATAATTATATCTCGGCTTTCTTCGTTAAAATTAGATGAATATTTATTTAGAATTTTCATAGATATATAAGAAATAATATTTGCATCAAAATTATTTTCAATGTTATCTTTTAAATATAAGAGTGCATCTAAAAAGCTTCGATCAAAATTAGTATTAATCTTCATTTTTTAATTCCTTGATTAATTTCATGGCCTGTTGGTGGATAATGTTGCCCAGAAACAACTTGACCATTTATAGATTTTGGATGTACTTGAATGACATTTCCATTTTTGTCATAATTTTCCATCCATTGTCGAACATGACCATTGTTAGGATTATATTCTGTTACAAAAGAAGCTCCTCTTGTATATCCTGCTTTTTTAGAAGGAACTTCTTTATCATAATACCTTATACGCCCATCAGGTAATTTTGTTATTCTAACAGCTGACTTTTGAGCCCCCTGAAGGCCAGATAATTTTGCCCGCAAAGCTGCTTGTGCATTCAAATTATTAGAAGTGGAGGGATTATTTCTGTTAGATACCTTTTCATTAATAGCAGGTGCCTCTTTAGATATGTCAGTATGTTTGACACCTTTCAGATTATTAACTTTACTGGCACCAGTAGTACCTACCATTCCTGCTTTACCTACACTCAACGTATCCACCGCCAGTTGCACATAATTGGCAGCCTGTTCAGATAAGCCCAGCTTTTTCAAACCTTGAACAGTAACAGTAGGTCTTTGTTCGCTGGCTTTCTTTCCGAAATTGCTCAAACCGGTAATCAGATGGTCGCTTGATGAAGCGAGGCCAACTGCTGCTGCACCACAAGTCAGGCCAAATGTTTGGGCACAAGTGGCTGCGCCACCTTTTACCGAAATAACAATACCCGATGCACCGCCTACAATTTCAGCACCCGGAGTGATATAGCGATGGAGGATACTTTTATCTTCACGGCTCAGCTTTTCGTATTGTGCTGTTAAATAATCAGCAAGTATTTTCGGATTATCGGATAAGAATTGCATTGACTCGATTTGTAAGTCTTTATAACTTCCCGAAAATCTTGTGTCTTGAGCAAACGCAATAATACGTTTGACATCTTGACGGCATTCTTGAATTCTACCGCCCTGGCACTCTTTGTGTACTTTATCCTTTAATACTTTATATATATTTCGAACTTCTCTTGATGTTTTAGCTAAAGCATTCTCAGTCAGATAGAAATTATTCTCGACTGCATTCTGCCCAATCACCCCACCGATCTGCGCGCCTAAGGCAGAGCCGCCGTCTCCGGTTGCGCCAACGATAGACGCAATTACACCGGTAGTCGATTTAATTTCTTCTTTGATATGCTCGGGTAACAGGTTAGCGTTAAATTCTCCTGTTATCGGGTCGCGGGCGGTTTGTCCGTCGTCATACTGTTGTGCCAAATATTGTGCGGCTTTTTCGGCGGCTACGGCTGCGCTGCCGCCCGATGCGGGGCTGCTGCCGTTAATGTAGGCCAAGGTCGCGCCCAATGCGAAGTATCCCAGTATTTGGGCGGCTTCGTTTTTGTTTTCACCGTGGCCGAACTGCTGCCCGATAGCGGCTGCGGCATAAGGGGCGAGGGTGTTGGCGGCTTTGGCCGGATTCAAGGCGTATGTTTTGGGCGGCATCAAGGGCGATGGTGTCGCCCGCGCCGGCGTTGGTGTGGTGCAGCCGGATGTCGCCTTCGGTAGCTTGTAGATTGAGGTTGCCGCCGGCGGTGAGGCTGTTGGCCTGGCTTTGGGCATAGCTTTGGTTTTGGCTGGAATTGGCGGTTTTGAAGCCGACACCGGCTTCCACCTTGGCAATCACGCCCTTGCCGGAAACGGCATTATAGGCCTGATAACCCTGCGCGGCGGCGGCCATGCCTTGCAGGGCGCGGGTGCGGCCATCGGCTTTGCTTTCGGCTGCACCTTCTACGGCGTTGAGCAAATCAATCAGCGGTGAGGAGACTTTGGCAAAGCTGCCGATTTTGACATCGCGCTCGGATTGCTGATTGCTGCCGTAGTTGCTGTCGGCCAAGACATCGATGCTTTGGGCGCGGATGTTGATATCCTTGGTGGCGGAAACATCGGCCACTTGCTGGGTGTAGCGTTCTGAGGCACGGATGTTGACGTTGCCGTCGAGGCTGCCGATTTAGGCTTTGACTTGCTCTACCTGATTGCTGCGGCTGTTTTGGGTGTTTTTCATCCAACCGCTGAAGTATTCAGTGTCGGAGATTTGGACGGAGCCGATGCCGCTGCTGGTTTTTTGTTCGCTTTGGCTTTTGAAATTGTTAGAGAACAAAGGCCGTCTGAAAATTGATATTTCAGATGGCCTTTATTTAGCTGTTAGTTATTCAATGCCCATAAATTCTGGCAGATTACGAATAAAATTAATTTCTTCCTGCGTGTAACTATTTAACTCTAAAGATTCAAGTGTTTCTAAAAAAATTTTTATATCAATTTGATTCATTTCTTGGAAATTTATAGCTATACTTTCCATAATTTCAATAGCTGAATCTGGATTTAATATCTCTTCATTTGAAAACTCGAAAAATAAAAGGGCATCTATTAATGATTTCATTAAAATTTGGTTCATATTAATTCCTATGGTTTAACAACTTTTACGGATATATTTTTAATGTTTAACTCCTTAAGTAATTTATTAGCTCTATTTGCTTGTAATTCTGATGAAACCTCCCACCGTCCAGTCATTCCATTTTCTTTAAGTGCTTGTGATTGCCTGATTGCTTGATCCTTAGCTTTTGGGGTAGTTACAACGGAAATCTTTCTATCAATCAGTATATTATTCTCCACTCCATCAAATCTTACTAGCTTTTTACTACCATCAGCTAATGTCCTTTCTAGAGCAGGTGCTTCTCCCTGTTTAGTTTGAATATTAGATCGGGCTCCAGTTGCAGCATCATTGTAGCTACGAGCTTTTGAGCCCATATGCGCATTTTCTTTTACCCAAATGACATTTTTATCACTAGCATTCCACTGATTGCCAACCTTAGATTTCCCAATACTGCCAATTATTCCAACTGAGGCGTACATTGCTGATTTTGCATGGTCGATAACTTCTTGGTCATTCATGCCACGGAAATCAAGAATTTTACCTAGTGCTCCGTTGCGGTAGCCGTCTGCGGTTCGCTTCAAGAATTCAGAGTTACGCTCTACAATTGATTGGTCAAGATTGTTTCTTAAATCTTGCCGGGTGATTTCGTCGCGACAAGTTTGATTGTTGCCGCACAATAGGTGGAGAGCTTCCTTACCGGGTTTAGAAGGGTCTGGTCTGGGGTAATTATCACTCTCAGTAATTACTGCCCAGTCGCCTGATTGCGCACCTCCAATTAAATCAGCACAGCCTTTTGTTTGCGGGGCGGTAGTACAAATATTGACTAGTTTTTGCCGCTGATAAGAATCTAACGCAGCATAAGTTTTCTTCACATCTACGCAAGCTTGTTCATTGCCTGATTGGCAATGTTCTTTTAATGCATCTGCATATGCCCAAACTTGTTTTTCAGTCAGGTAATTATTCTCCACCGCATTCTGCGCCACCACGCCGCCAATCTGCGCATTCAACG
It encodes:
- a CDS encoding VENN motif pre-toxin domain-containing protein, with translation MGATLAYINGSSPASGGSAAVAAEKAAQYLAQQYDDGQTARDPVTGEFNANLLPEHIKDEIKAATGAIAAVVGATGDGGSALGAQIGGVIGQNAVENNTAGRRFRAPQLVRNDSNIAANNLQLAQVRSFIPNFNGFPTYRNIDAEGRGVITAAEIAQMRAFAEFLRTQPRGRSQAEYVARFNNNYQAYQTPTAVTQRALNIREYLNDIQAQTGYRIEFSQRAGLTEYIRANGTARPSQQELAKRRAEFGRNKAKLIREWEQNTGQKWPTYTKPVNSSKTGLRIRNIGDKYDVHHIQPLENNGANIWQNITPARYPDQHQGGIHRSGGPLRSLQKD
- a CDS encoding VENN motif pre-toxin domain-containing protein; the encoded protein is MSGGYGGQLNSGEAFKQSALGKSSAIAGQSMNQGAGFAPTLPQYESGGDSGTTYATLSEGRLNIGGKAATAQELGINSDAATAHRQIDALPDIREVMQKQQTVAKATADIFSAVRTFSGNMAADALKEQQQAQEQLQTALQSNDQAAIDTAAVRLDLASRAAKDWEMGGSKSRALNVVSTLATGLLGGQSDLQAAANTLAPYAAETVGKTFGQSGSHPNEAAQLLSHAVIGGLLAYANGGSFGTGAVAGAGAEAAAKAITAGLYGQEAADNPNNLTEDQKENIRSLSSAVGAFVGSIGGDSALSAQINAAVGKNAVENNYLLQQDWDKYRDTIKSCSQNQNIAACYRTAQQKLYAISKNRNEKLKAACAENGNITLCSKYVKEADLSREITKKELNSYGNNNPAKPIPAFVNYYNTPWANNPSIHYWATTINLPITDKLNYGLSLAVNRVTGEIFLGASASPNIKENNNINFLGIPSVTATAGNINNLSSIEKARLWETITNTLQGQSTTISGCGYFACVGSSKTPSGKISFEFGITTTKSPSGSIGKANMVKIGKFITD
- a CDS encoding VENN motif pre-toxin domain-containing protein — translated: MNPAKAANTLAPYAAAAIGQQFGHGENKNEAAQILGYFALGATLAYINGSSPASGGSAAVAAEKAAQYLAQQYDDGQTARDPITGEFNANLLPEHIKEEIKSTTGVIASIVGATGDGGSALGAQIGGVIGQNAVENNFYLTENALAKTSREVRNIYKVLKDKVHKECQGGRIQECRQDVKRIIAFAQDTRFSGSYKDLQIESMQFLSDNPKILADYLTAQYEKLSREDKSILHRYITPGAEIVGGASGIVISVKGGAATCAQTFGLTCGAAAVGLASSSDHLITGLSNFGKKASEQRPTVTVQGLKKLGLSEQAANYVQLAVDTLSVGKAGMVGTTGASKVNNLKGVKHTDISKEAPAINEKVSNRNNPSTSNNLNAQAALRAKLSGLQGAQKSAVRITKLPDGRIRYYDKEVPSKKAGYTRGASFVTEYNPNNGHVRQWMENYDKNGNVIQVHPKSINGQVVSGQHYPPTGHEINQGIKK
- a CDS encoding hemagglutinin repeat-containing protein → MADVSATKDINIRAQSIDVLADSNYGSNQQSERDVKIGSFAKVSSPLIDLLNAVEGAAESKADGRTRALQGMAAAAQGYQAYNAVSGKGVIAKVEAGVGFKTANSSQNQSYAQSQANSLTAGGNLNLQATEGDIRLHHTNAGAGDTIALDAAQNIRLESGQSRQHPRPLCRSRYRAAVRPR
- a CDS encoding VENN motif pre-toxin domain-containing protein, with protein sequence MSGSYGGQLNSGEAFKQSTLGKSSAIAGQSMNQGASFAPTLPQYESGGDSGTTYATLSEGRLNIGGKATTVEELGIHSDAATAHQKLNELPDIQQVLDKQQTIAAATADIASAVKTFSGNMADKAAKEQQQAYDQLQTAIKNQDNQAIAAAMQRYNQAEQSAKDWGIGGSNSRALNAVTTVVTGALGGQSGLKTATNALAPYAAETIGQTFGQNGSNPNEAAQLLSHAILAGVVAATNGGDFTTGAVAGTGAEAAAKAITLGLYGEEAAANPNSLSETQKENIKSLSAAVGALVGGVADDSSLNAQIGGVVAQNAVENNYLTEKQVWAYADALKEHCQSGNEQACVDVKKTYAALDSYQRQKLVNICTTAPQTKGCADLIGGAQSGDWAVITESDNYPRPDPSKPGKEALHLLCGNNQTCRDEITRQDLRNNLDQSIVERNSEFLKRTADGYRNGALGKILDFRGMNDQEVIDHAKSAMYASVGIIGSIGKSKVGNQWNASDKNVIWVKENAHMGSKARSYNDAATGARSNIQTKQGEAPALERTLADGSKKLVRFDGVENNILIDRKISVVTTPKAKDQAIRQSQALKENGMTGRWEVSSELQANRANKLLKELNIKNISVKVVKP